A single genomic interval of Sceloporus undulatus isolate JIND9_A2432 ecotype Alabama chromosome 2, SceUnd_v1.1, whole genome shotgun sequence harbors:
- the TMEM171 gene encoding transmembrane protein 171: protein MYPVPGSVHGVGGDNGHPRKLISFLFVFGITLLCAGFLLSMFFLQTCPNGGFGDCKGALKIIGPLLAVVGLVCIILAQSRAKGYLQDVQLHDDQVYGFVFCRGNCQFAQFLVFGFLFLTSGMLISVLGIWIPGCSPGWRYHQQFNHSNTSSVELQDCGFHSIQTMGPLIVLIGLCFFVIAHIKKKQNINLIQESSAHEEEQLNPESFHVTVGDTVMVFPPPPPPYFADCSLQTVTPSLVTNDVTLSENPPPYNSTCSN from the exons atgtaTCCAGTTCCTGGTTCTGTGCATGGAGTGGGAGGAGATAATGGACACCCTAGAAAACTtatctctttcctttttgtttttggcatTACGCTATTATGTGCTGGATTTCTGCTTTCAATGTTTTTCTTGCAGACATGTCCAAATGGAGGTTTTGGTGACTGTAAAGGAGCTCTTAAAATCATTGGGCCCTTACTTGCTGTGGTTGGGCTAGTTTGCATAATTCTGGCACAGTCAAGAGCGAAAGGCTACCTCCAAGATGTGCAGCTGCATGATGACCAAGTCTACGGTTTTGTCTTTTGCCGAGGAAACTGCCAGTTTGCTCAATTTCTTGtttttggctttttatttttaactagtGGGATGCTTATTAGTGTCCTTGGCATTTGGATTCCTGGATGCAGTCCAGGATGGCGTTACCATCAGCAGTTTAACCATAGCAATACATCCAGCGTTGAACTCCAAGACTGTGGATTTCACTCCATTCAAACAATGGGTCCTTTGATTGTCCTTATTGGATTGTGTTTCTTTGTGATAGCtcacattaaaaagaaacaaaacataaatCTCATCCAAGAATCTTCTGCCCACGAAGAAGAGCAACTTAACCCTGAATCATTTCATGTTACAGTAG GTGATACTGTGATGgtatttccaccaccaccacccccttacTTTGCTGACTGTTCATTACAAACAGTAACTCCTAGCCTGGTGACAAATGATGTAACTTTAAGTGAAAATCCCCCACCGTACAACAGTACTTGTAGTAACTG A
- the TMEM174 gene encoding transmembrane protein 174, with protein MERNGNTVEDFSVNVFSVTPCQPNSSEIPASDDNKAGTTLLFSGFFLAAVGITFTVMGWVKHEGGVRFVWTQLLGPVLLSVGVTFLLIAVCRFKVFMCKSWNQSEERATDRNLMASGQSFVFTGITRPITFHGATVVQYIPSHETQEGVSMNSTNFRQVLSHSAPVIPVPCPHYYSVSPLDNSVFSVDENHSAFIMVDTRSERSTSSSEEPQQMLDEDPCTDHLPPPYDNLFPPSS; from the exons ATGGAACGGAATGGCAACACTGTCGAAGATTTCTCTGTCAATGTGTTTTCTGTCACCCCTTGTCAGCCAAACAGCTCTGAAATCCCAGCGTCTGATGATAACAAAGCTGGCACCACCTTACTTTTCTCTGGTTTCTTTTTGGCAGCAGTAGGAATTACATTCACAGTAATGGGATGGGTAAAACATGAAGGCGGCGTTCGCTTTGTATGGACACAATTGCTCGGGCCTGTTCTGCTTTCAGTAGGTGTCACGTTTTTGCTGATTGCTGTGTGCAGATTTAAAGTGTTCATGTGCAAATCTTGGAATCAAAGTGAAGAAAGAGCAACTGATAGAAACCTGATGGCCAGTGGACAGTCCTTTGTTTTTACTGGAATTACCCGGCCAATAACTTTCCATGGAGCTACAGTAGTACAGTACATTCCTTCACATGAAACCCAAGAAGGTGTCAGCATGAATTCCACTAATTTCCGCCAAGTACTCAGTCATTCTGCACCAGTAATtcctgttccctgccctcattaTTACAGTGTCAGCCCCCTGGATAACTCTGTTTTTTCTGTAGATGAGAATCACTCTGCTTTTATTATGGTGGACACCAGAAGTGAAAG GTCAACAAGTAGTTCTGAAGAACCTCAACAGATGCTTGATGAAGACCCTTGCACTGACCATCTACCTCCACCTTATGATAACCTGTTCCCGCCATCTTCATAA